A region from the Tigriopus californicus strain San Diego chromosome 9, Tcal_SD_v2.1, whole genome shotgun sequence genome encodes:
- the LOC131886175 gene encoding cyclin-T-like, giving the protein MVQQVNGMLANGRTMDNSTSSWQTRDSNYRSDALEHRYTEYPRGRSPASRQQRAGSNPRYGGPPTPSSAHSRSNTRTPDHRRPVRGSSSERFSQHSGGRKASSRDSAGGRSSRGHARSTNSYKGGGYASRSQHSPSSTEETTEETTETDSQAAPESSRNDYHRQMYGIPPPGYALAPLSYTAVQPPMMGPMAQPQLIMAPNGSIRSVQSVPMLAATAPTWDGEPCPVHHHHHHHAPMPLAALYGMGQSGAISMGPPSVPPSVISGATTVRRARSVAEISNGGYPMNPGTPHFDKKSFHGSMHQVAIPNGQGGTLIRGPPSRVVVGENGNPSTLPMRDPKNRSPLPPKGEKEVGLDCCSGHFVVIWIILGIITFGILLGIVLKFTIA; this is encoded by the exons ATGGTTCAACAGGTGAACGGAATGTTGGCCAATGGACGTACAATGGATAACTCCACCTCATCATGGCAAACCCGCGACTCAAATTACCGCTCCGACGCATTAGAACACAGATACACGGAATATCCTCGAGGTCGGTCTCCAGCCTCGCGCCAGCAAAGAGCGGGTTCTAATCCAAGGTATGGAGGACCACCCACCCCTAGCTCGGCACACTCCAGGTCTAATACACGAACTCCAGATCATCGTCGACCCGTTCGAGGATCTTCCTCCGAAAG GTTCAGTCAACATAGTGGAGGAAGAAAGGCCTCCTCCCGAGATTCGGCGGGTGGACGGAGTTCGCGAGGCCATGCACGGTCTACTAATTCATACAAAGGCGGAGGATATGCTTCGAGATCCCAGCACTCTCCGAGCTCCACCGAGGAGACCACCGAGGAGACCACGGAGACTGATTCCCAAGCTGCTCCGGAGAGTTCCAGGAACGATTACCATCGTCAAAT GTACGGCATCCCTCCTCCTGGGTACGCCCTGGCTCCTCTCAGTTACACGGCAGTTCAACCGCCGATGATGGGCCCGATGGCGCAACCTCAATTGATCATGGCGCCCAACGGGTCCATTCGCTCCGTCCAGTCTGTTCCTATGTTGGCAGCCACAGCCCCTACTTGGGACGGTGAGCCCTGCCCCGtgcaccaccatcatcaccatcacgcCCCCATGCCCTTGGCCGCCCTGTACGGTATGGGTCAGTCCGGTGCCATTTCCATGGGACCACCTTCGGTGCCTCCCTCGGTCATTTCGGGAGCCACGACCGTGCGACGAGCGCGCTCAGTAGCCGAGATTTCCAACGGTGGCTACCCCATGAATCCGGGCACACCTCATTTCGACAAGAAGTCATTCCATGGCTCCATGCATCAGGTGGCCATTCCCAATGGGCAGGGAGGCACCTTGATTCGTGGCCCACCCTCACGCGTCGTGGTGGGCGAGAATGGGAACCCTAGTACATTGCCTATGCGAGACCCAAAGAATCGATCCCCGCTGCCCCCCAAGGGCGAGAAAGAGGTGGGGCTGGATTGTTGCTCTGGCCATTTTGTGGTGATATGGATTATTTTGGGGATTATCACCTTTGGAATCTTACTCGGAATTGTTCTTAAGTTTACAATTGCATAA
- the LOC131886428 gene encoding protein YIPF5-like, whose translation MSADWNNYDYGQSNANGGFYDSGAATYDFNNADTHTPMGGGSVAPPAYMTPSNDYGAASPVHAMHDDQFENEPPLLEELGINTEHIVQKTLAVLNPFRSTRSDVAGDADLAGPLVFCLAFGSLLLLTGKVHFNYIYGIGVLGCLAMYGLLSLMAMTPVPLTVVISVLGYCILPIVTLSGCSILFSLQGLLGNLLAALAVIWCALSASNLFVTAFSMEHQQLLVAYPCAMLYAVFALITVF comes from the coding sequence ATGTCGGCCGACTGGAACAACTACGATTACGGCCAATCCAACGCCAACGGCGGATTTTATGACAGCGGAGCCGCCACTTATGACTTCAACAACGCCGATACGCACACACCCATGGGTGGGGGTTCGGTGGCCCCGCCCGCCTACATGACTCCGTCCAACGATTATGGCGCTGCCTCCCCGGTCCACGCCATGCACGACGATCAGTTTGAGAATGAACCGCCGTTATTGGAGGAATTGGGGATTAATACCGAGCATATTGTGCAGAAAACCTTAGCCGTTCTGAACCCGTTCCGCTCGACCCGCTCAGATGTGGCCGGGGATGCGGATTTGGCCGGACCCTTGGTCTTCTGTCTGGCCTTTGGCTCGCTCTTGTTGCTGACGGGCAAGGTCCACTTTAATTACATCTACGGGATCGGGGTTTTGGGCTGCTTAGCCATGTACGGCTTACTGAGCTTAATGGCCATGACCCCGGTGCCGTTGACGGTGGTGATCTCGGTGTTGGGTTATTGTATCCTACCCATCGTGACCTTGTCGGGCTGTTCCATTCTATTCTCGCTGCAAGGGCTCCTGGGCAATTTGTTGGCCGCATTAGCCGTGATTTGGTGCGCACTCTCGGCCTCCAATCTCTTCGTCACGGCTTTTAGTATGGAACATCAGCAACTGCTCGTGGCTTACCCGTGTGCCATGCTCTATGCTGTATTCGCTCTCATCACCGTGTTTTGA
- the LOC131886427 gene encoding probable glutamate--tRNA ligase, mitochondrial, which produces MTLSGLWCRSMSTASSSNVVRVRFAPSPTGHLHLGGFRTALYNYLWAKSQGPEPGRFVLRIEDTDQSRLVPGAAEKIEHILEWTGLVPDESPLKGGDFGPYVQSQRLHLYSRAVEQMLASGHAYRCFCTERRLELMKKECVRLRVSHKYDRRCLELSQSEIQEKLSQGVPHTVRLKIRPFPESFSDLIYGDLSFNVFELEGDPIILKSDGFPTYHLANVVDDHWMNITHVLRGVEWQISTPKHLLLYEALGWIPPKFAHLPLIVNSDGTKMSKRQNDIQVEHYKDQGFYPEAVMNFATLFGGGYEDKEHTTDIALRKTELVSKFRLERIGTKPSRMELQRLADFNRTILKEKLSQDSSRLSLVQDLRLLLRDVAVNEGEISDDYLLRVMEWATDRIFLLKELVGDDFIYIWKPTLNVDSIEVERAVLEDTLAYFKQDPEPDKIAQALKKIAKKQGIKFPALMKSLRLILSGSKEGAPIKETIDILGIPECIQRLDLSIKKLERSRR; this is translated from the exons ATGACTTTAAGCGGGCTTTGGTGCCGCTCAATGAGCACAGCGTCCTCATCTAATGTGGTCCGGGTTCGATTCGCACCCAGTCCCACGGGTCACCTCCATTTGGGTGGGTTTCGAACTGCCCTCTACAACTACCTGTGGGCCAAATCTCAGGGTCCCGAACCTGGTCGCTTCGTTCTCCGTATTGAGGACACCGATCAGTCGCGATTGGTGCCGGGAGCGGCGGAGAAGATCGAGCATATACTGGAATGGACCGGATTGGTGCCCGATGAGAGCCCGTTGAAGGGTGGGGATTTTGGGCCCTATGTTCAAAGCCAACGCCTTCACTTGTATTCACGGGCAGTGGAGCAAATGCTCGCCTCTGGCCATGCCTACCGATGCTTTTGCACGGAGCGCAGACTCGAATTAATGAAGAAAGAATGCGTGCGGCTGCGGGTCAGCCATAAGTACGATCGCCGGTGTCTGGAATTAAGTCAATCAGAGATTCAGGAGAAACTGTCGCAGGGCGTGCCGCATACGGTTCGACTCAAAATCCGCCCTTTCCCCGAATCATTTTCCGATCTCATCTACGGCGATCTGTCCTTTAACGTGTTTGAATTGGAAGGTGATCCAATCATTCTTAAATCCGATGGTTTTCCTACCTACCATTTGGCTAATGTGGTCGACGACCATTGGATGAATATCACTCATGTGCTCAGAGGCGTGGAATGGCAAATCTCTACGCCCAAACATCTCTTGCTCTATGAGGCTTTGGGGTGGATCCCGCccaaatttgctcatttgCCCTTGATCGTGAACAGTGATGGgaccaaaatgtccaaaagacAAAACGATATCCAAGTGGAGCActacaaagatcaag GATTCTACCCGGAGGCTGTGATGAACTTTGCCACATTGTTTGGTGGTGGATATGAGGACAAAGAACACACCACTGATATTGCCTTACGTAAGACGGAATTGGTGAGCAAATTCCGATTGGAACGAATCGGAACCAAGCCGAGTCGTATGGAATTGCAACGCTTGgccgatttcaatcggaccaTATTGAAAGAGAAACTGAGTCAAGATTCGAGCCGATTGAGTCTGGTCCAAGATTTGCGGCTCTTGTTGCGCGATGTGGCTGTGAATGAAGGCGAAATCAGTGACGATTATCTCCTGCGGGTCATGGAATGGGCCACGGATCGGATATTCCTCTTGAAGGAACTCGTCGGAGATGATTTTATTTATATTTGGAAACCGACGTTGAATGTGGATTCCATCGAAGTCGAACGCGCAGTTTTGGAAGACACTCTGGCTTATTTCAAGCAAGACCCTGAGCCGGATAAGATCGCTCAAGCACTCAAAAAGATTGCCAAAAAGCAAGGGATAAAATTTCCTGCCCTAATGAAATCGCTCAGGTTGATTCTCAGTGGGTCCAAAGAAGGCGCTCCTATCAAAGAAACCATCGATATCCTGGGTATTCCCGAATGTATTCAGCGACTCGACCTTTCAATAAAGAAACTAGAGCGTTCACGACGATGA
- the LOC131886425 gene encoding nucleoporin NDC1-like, which translates to MMSSPISSPGKPPSPCSAQSSPAHWFEHEIFRPRITNSIIRHALLTAFLILVCHAFFNAALLLHPLTWMSTTLGGLFGPSSWLYLALVLGSTVLLGWLVHRHVSTVPFVPQSALSVLWGVVEVPVLLSLGAHLTLGALLTRSLMGIWGGSYGVLTQPCLDGSEFRCIDESHILLVQSGAFMGGFLWFGFHFRNGNLLHFPPIRQHGSSQLRSRLAGIFQASFIEVILNMRWFCFFYIVYGHRLAVTVSQLSRLSLLNGEESVFRYLWHQMVVLAHAIFLDTFVVAAIKLGIEIHNISLMKPVMFPVDPNQAPSLVTAMKSKNPSLMKYLAYMDFKNLSTFKSARRQQLFELSQPGGHPRKWTQVSQACVSEIEEFMGTLQNAAQVVSSSATNAQTKESVAPISSNLRYRFHGGGADNKESKANGVGVSSDKSLKKITNLWDKLVQRFSKNKLFTANPELSLRNAFAQCQIVIWAIEGLSQMIAASVLEDDFGVVQRNLSEILTLLLNLQQTVERYKGLSVSCKQAPANKIRDIQLKQELRSAVKTSIYRITNAFGSHVSAISVPAEFQQKLDNYTRFQE; encoded by the exons ATGATGTCCTCGCCCATCTCATCTCCGGGAAAGCCGCCTTCCCCTTGCTCGGCACAGTCTTCACCCGCCCATTGGTTTGAGCACGAG ATTTTCCGTCCGCGAATCACCAACTCTATAATCCGGCACGCCTTGTTGACCGCGTTCCTTATTCTGGTCTGTCACGCCTTTTTCAATGCGGCATTATTATTGCATCCCTTGACGTGGATGTCCACCACTTTGGGCGGGCTATTTGGGCCGAGTTCGTGGTTGTATTTGGCACTGGTCTTGGGTTCGACCGTGTTGTTGGGCTGGCTGGTCCATCGCCATGTGTCGACGGTACCATTTGTGCCACAAAGCGCCCTAAGTGTCTTGTGGGGCGTAGTAGAAGTGCCCGTTCTATTGTCCTTGGGAGCTCACTTAACCTTGGGCGCCTTACTCACCCGGAGCTTAATGGGCATCTGGGGCGGCAGTTATGGCGTGCTCACTCAACCCTGTTTGGATGGCAG TGAATTTCGGTGCATCGACGAGTCGCACATTCTATTGGTCCAATCTGGAGCATTCATGGGTGGATTCTTATGGTTCGGCTTTCATTTTCGGAACGGCAACCTCCTGCACTTTCCTCCCATTCGTCAACACGGCTCTTCCCAACTGCGGTCGCGCTTAGCTGGCATTTTTCAAGCCTCTTTCATTGAGGTTATCTTGAACATGCGTTGGTTTTGTTTCTTCTACATCGTCTATG GCCATCGATTGGCGGTCACGGTGTCTCAACTGTCTCGATTGAGCCTCTTGAACGGCGAGGAAAGCGTGTTTCGCTACCTTTGGCATCAAATGGTCGTGTTAGCTCACGCCATCTTCTTGGACACGTTTGTGGTTGCCGCCATTAAGTTAGGAATCGAGATCCACAATATCTCGCTCATGAAACCCGTCATGTTCCCGGTCGATCCCAATCAAGCACCGAGTTTAGTCACGGCCATGAAAAGCAAGAACCCgtctttgatgaaatatttggcttaCATGGATTTCAAGAACCTTTCGACATTTAAATCGGCGCGACGACAACAGCTATTTGAACTCAGCCAACCAG GTGGTCATCCACGAAAATGGACCCAAGTCAGTCAAGCTTGTGTGAGCGAAATTGAGGAGTTTATGGGAACGCTCCAAAATGCTGCCCAAGTCGTTAGTTCCAGTGCCACAAATGCTCAAACCAAAGAATCAGTGGCGCCCATCTCCAGCAATCTTCGATACCGTTTCCACGGAGGAGGTGCAGACAACAAAGAGAGCAAAGCCAATGGTGTGGGCGTGTCCTCAGACAAAAGCCTAAAGAAAATCACCAACCTTTGGGACAAGCTGGTTCAGCGCTTCTCCAAAAACAAGTTGTTCACGGCCAATCCAGAGCTGAGCCTTCGGAATGCTTTTGCTCAATGTCAAATTGTCATCTGGGCCATCGAGG GCTTGTCTCAAATGATTGCGGCCTCAGTTTTGGAGGACGACTTCGGAGTAGTCCAAAGGAATCTCTCCGAAATCCTCACGCTACTGCTAAACCTACAGCAG actGTGGAAAGGTACAAGGGCCTCTCGGTGAGTTGCAAGCAAGCGCCCGCCAACAAAATCAGAGACATCCAACTGAAACAGGAGCTTCGCTCAGCCGTCAAAACCTCAATCTACCGGATTACCAATGCTTTTGGATCGCATGTCTCGGCCATCTCCGTTCCAGCAGagtttcaacaaaaattgGACAACTATACCCGCTTCCAAGAATGA
- the LOC131886832 gene encoding histone H4 transcription factor-like, with the protein MVTPKAMKPDFISKTRLVTPLSKLRGTAPDDLVLECEWEACSEPASSNLLEYLSHVSGHLKDVTVRLTESGDSSTVDRVFVCLWQECGFETPRAREMIRHINYHAYHTKIKWLGRMAIEKAGLNRCNLDDHQRNCVPDVTMALKCGWVGCDMGVQEFEEVQKFYWHVDSHGEEMRHVKGEIACQWADCQVKVGSASKLKGHLKTHSQERAVGCPNCGGLFASRFKLMDHCDRQILGDSHKCSYCNKGFANERLLRDHMRSHVNHYKCPYCDMTCATPSNLVSHINYRHNEERPCECHVCGKAFKTESALKSHLRSHLSTFEEVCPYEGCEFSRRSRKAILNHIRRDHEKLGGMYLCHLCDKRFTCGENLSRHLIRVHKFKLPSGHSRFRYKKDDEGFYHLQTVRFESEEVCEPIAMEEEEEVEPESDF; encoded by the coding sequence ATGGTCACGCCTAAAGCCATGAAACCCGATTTCATCAGTAAAACTCGCTTGGTCACGCCCTTAAGTAAACTAAGAGGCACTGCTCCTGATGACTTGGTTCTGGAATGCGAATGGGAGGCGTGTTCAGAGCCAGCCTCTTCTAACTTGCTAGAGTATTTGTCTCATGTCTCAGGTCATTTGAAGGATGTAACGGTTAGATTGACTGAGAGTGGGGATTCCAGTACGGTCGATCGGGTTTTCGTTTGTCTCTGGCAGGAATGCGGCTTTGAAACGCCCCGAGCGCGAGAAATGATTCGACACATTAACTATCATGCTTATCACACCAAAATTAAGTGGTTAGGCCGGATGGCCATCGAGAAAGCGGGTTTAAATAGGTGTAATCTGGACGATCATCAGCGCAATTGTGTGCCCGATGTGACGATGGCACTGAAATGCGGCTGGGTCGGCTGTGATATGGGCGTACAGGAATTTGAAGAGGTCCAGAAATTCTACTGGCACGTGGACAGTCACGGCGAGGAGATGCGGCATGTCAAGGGAGAGATCGCTTGTCAGTGGGCGGATTGCCAGGTCAAGGTGGGCAGTGCGTCCAAATTAAAGGGTCATTTAAAGACTCACAGTCAAGAGCGAGCCGTTGGATGTCCCAATTGCGGTGGTCTCTTCGCGTCTCGCTTCAAACTGATGGATCATTGCGATCGACAGATTTTGGGCGACAGTCATAAATGCTCGTATTGCAACAAGGGTTTTGCCAATGAGCGCCTCTTAAGGGATCACATGCGGTCTCATGTGAATCACTATAAGTGTCCTTACTGCGATATGACCTGTGCCACGCCCTCAAATTTAGTGTCCCACATCAATTATCGTCACAACGAAGAGCGACCCTGCGAATGTCACGTTTGTGGCAAGGCTTTTAAAACGGAGAGTGCTCTCAAGAGCCATTTACGAAGTCATTTGAGCACGTTCGAAGAGGTGTGTCCGTATGAAGGCTGCGAATTCAGCCGGAGAAGCCGGAAAGCCATTCTCAATCACATCCGGAGGGATCACGAGAAACTCGGGGGCATGTATCTGTGTCATCTGTGTGACAAACGCTTCACTTGCGGCGAGAACCTCAGTCGACATCTCATCCGGGTGCACAAATTCAAGTTGCCCAGTGGGCATTCCCGATTTCGGTACAAGAAAGACGACGAAGGTTTTTACCACCTACAAACCGTTCGATTCGAGAGTGAAGAGGTGTGCGAGCCCATTGctatggaggaggaggaagaggtggaACCAGAATCGGACTTTTAA